CGTGCCCGCCGACATGGGCGCGCACAGCTGGTTCGGCATGAGCGAGAACGGTCCGCTCGCGACGACCGTGCAGGATGCCGCGCTCATGCTCTCCGTCATGGCGGGCCGCCCGGCGCTCGCCGAGATGGCGGCCCCGCGCCCGCTGCGCATCGGGCTCGCGACGGGCATCCCGACCCCGCTCGCGACACTCGACCCCGAATGGAAGGCGGCCGCCGAGCGCGCCGCCGCGACCCTGCGGGCCGCCGGGCACGAGGTCGTCGAACTGACGATCCCCTACCCGTCCGACCCCCTGCCCGTGCTCGCGCGCTGGTTCGCCGGCGCGGCCGATGATGCCGCCCATGAGGGGCTCGACGTGCGCCGCCTCGAGCCGCGCGTGCGCGCCCACGTGCGCGCGGGCCGCGTGCTGCGGCGGCTCGGCGGCCTGCGCGCCGGCCCCGTCGACCGCCTGCGGGCGCGTGTCGAGGCCGCGACGGCCAACGTCGATGTCATCCTCACGCCGGGCCTCGCGCAGCCCGGCCCGGTCGCCGAGGGCTGGCACCGGCGCGGCTGGGTCGCGAACCTGCGCGCCAACATCGGCTACGCACCCTACGCGGCCCTGTGGAACCTGCTCGGGTGGCCGGCCGCCGCCGTGCCCGCCGGGTGGCATGAGGGCGCGCAGGTGCCGCTGAGCGTGCAGCTGGTGGCGCATCCCGCTGCCGACGGCGCGGGAGAGGCGCTTCTGTTGAGCGTCGCCGGGCAGCTCGAGGCGGCGAACCCCTGGGTGCGCACCGCGCCTGCGGGCGCGACCGTAGGCTGAGAGGCATGACTTCTCGACCCGTGCGCCTCGGCGTGCAGCTGCGGCCCCAGCACACCTCCTACGAGCGCATCCGCGACGCGGCCGCCGAGCTCGACGCCCTCGGGGTCGATGTGATCTTCAACTGGGACCACTTCTTCCCGCTGTACGGCGAGCCTGATGGCCTGCACTTCGAGTCGTGGACGATGCTCGCCGCGATCGCCGAGCAGACGACGCACGCCGAGCTTGGCGCGCTCGTCAACTGCAACAGCTACCGCAACGCCAACCTGCAGGCCGACATGGCCCGCACGATCGACCACATCAGCGCCAAGGGCGGAACGGGCCGGTTCATCTTCGGCACCGGTTCCGGCTGGTTCGAGCGCGACTACGACGAGTACGGCTACGAGTTCGGCACCGTCGGGGGCCGACTGGATGCGCTGGCCGACGCCCTGCCGATCATCCGTGATCGCTGGTCGCGCCTCAATCCCGCCCCCACCCGCGACATCCCCATCCTCATCGGCGGCGGCGGCGAGAAGAAGACACTGCGCATCGTTGCCCAGCACGCTGACATCTGGCACTCCTTCGCCGATGTGCCGACGCTCGAGCACAAGCTCGGCGTGCTCGCGGCGCACGGGGAGGCGGTCGGGCGCGACGTGCGCGAGGTCGAGATCTCGGTCGAGATCCGCGAGCGCACGATGCAGCAGGCCGACGAGCTGCACGCCGTCGGGGCGACGCTCTTCACGCTCGGGCTCGATGGCCCCGAGTTCGACATGGCACCCGTGCGCGAGTGGCTGAGCTGGCGCGACGGGCACCGCTGAGCGGGGCGCACCACCCTCGGCGGCGGCGTCGCCGAAAATCTGCCAGAATAGGGGGTCGAGTGCTCGCGCGCCCGACCCTCTAATCAGGCAGCGCGAGCATCCATCACGAGCTTTCGCGCCGAGTGTGCCCCACGCAGCCGGTCGCAACTCATCCCTTCACACATTTCGGAGAAACGTGGCTGTCAAGATTCGCCTCAAGCGCATGGGCAAGATCCGTGCACCGTACTACCGCATCGTCGTCGCCGACTCGCGCACCAAGCGCGACGGTCGCGC
The sequence above is a segment of the Microcella humidisoli genome. Coding sequences within it:
- a CDS encoding amidase, producing the protein MSSPDAVPAPALTAVDTAAAVRAGTTTAVAETRAALARIAALDPALGAFQVVRAEQALAEAADVDARVAAGEALPLAGVPIAIKDNIPVAGEPMREGSAATSAEPRPADHEVVVRLRAAGAIVVGITRVPELCVFGTTDSVYGTTRNPHNPERTSGGSSGGSAAAVASGMVAVAHAADGMGSIRIPAANCGLVGLKPGSGLVPADMGAHSWFGMSENGPLATTVQDAALMLSVMAGRPALAEMAAPRPLRIGLATGIPTPLATLDPEWKAAAERAAATLRAAGHEVVELTIPYPSDPLPVLARWFAGAADDAAHEGLDVRRLEPRVRAHVRAGRVLRRLGGLRAGPVDRLRARVEAATANVDVILTPGLAQPGPVAEGWHRRGWVANLRANIGYAPYAALWNLLGWPAAAVPAGWHEGAQVPLSVQLVAHPAADGAGEALLLSVAGQLEAANPWVRTAPAGATVG
- a CDS encoding LLM class F420-dependent oxidoreductase; the encoded protein is MTSRPVRLGVQLRPQHTSYERIRDAAAELDALGVDVIFNWDHFFPLYGEPDGLHFESWTMLAAIAEQTTHAELGALVNCNSYRNANLQADMARTIDHISAKGGTGRFIFGTGSGWFERDYDEYGYEFGTVGGRLDALADALPIIRDRWSRLNPAPTRDIPILIGGGGEKKTLRIVAQHADIWHSFADVPTLEHKLGVLAAHGEAVGRDVREVEISVEIRERTMQQADELHAVGATLFTLGLDGPEFDMAPVREWLSWRDGHR